The stretch of DNA CTTGTGGATAAATGTGGTATTTCTAAAGTTTGCTTAAATATAGGGATGTATTTTATTGAAGGTATGCCAGAAGGAGCATATCATACAGCAATAAAAATCAATGAAAAGTGGCAGAAATCAGATATTGGTGAGATTCGAGTTATAAAGGCATTCAAGTATCATGGAAAACTGTTTTGCTTTTATAAAGACGGAAAACCATTTTCGGCAATTATCGGATCTGCAAATCTTGGAGTTATCAAATTGGAAGCAAGCAATAGAAGGCAGTACGAGATGTCTGCTATTACAACAACTGAACAGGAAGTGGCGGAGATTGCAGAACACATTGAGAAGTTGAAAATGCAAAACTGCTCAGAGAATATTGCGCTTGTAAAGAATATGCCGCTTGTGAGAGAAGTTAATACTGCATTAAATGGAATAGAACTGGTTACATCTGTACCAAAATCAAATGTGGAGTTTTATGAAAGATGTAAAGCGTATGTTTCATTCTTTCTGAAACTGAAAGTTCCTAAGAAAGATGAGCGTCATTTGGATGATGGAAAGCATTATACAAAGTCAAATATTAATGTCTGTTATGCAGCACCGCGAA from Blautia sp. SC05B48 encodes:
- a CDS encoding restriction endonuclease PLD domain-containing protein encodes the protein MELLYSNILPLGTEDDQETIMDCFNEQMKIADRVEIAVGYTSNASLAELDRLVDKCGISKVCLNIGMYFIEGMPEGAYHTAIKINEKWQKSDIGEIRVIKAFKYHGKLFCFYKDGKPFSAIIGSANLGVIKLEASNRRQYEMSAITTTEQEVAEIAEHIEKLKMQNCSENIALVKNMPLVREVNTALNGIELVTSVPKSNVEFYERCKAYVSFFLKLKVPKKDERHLDDGKHYTKSNINVCYAAPRSKRKARDWYETQLTVGADVYRMEGYPEKNKPFFVVTDDGYWFKAHTTSDNNKQFSAVGDELIMGRWLKGRLAAAGIVKPVNNTAVDTDRLGMITEEMLQEYGCDRLEFKKTGQTALDEDGNPLDVWMLSFTAGSEDE